From a single Bacillus pumilus genomic region:
- the pnpS gene encoding two-component system histidine kinase PnpS yields the protein MSKIRTRLFSGLIFLLFVVFVALGLFLDHMFHVFYETKLTERMEKESSFLLSSMNGDDLKAEQNKKILHQAKQHFDMNASVVDLKGNIIHTTGQAEQRAVIQNTLDNVRLQTKGVVIDDEKDALFHYAVPILKQNEPAGYLFLHASYEPLNDIDGQLWLALAFCLGSAIIIIVFFGYRMSMKYVKPIDYATKVAKQLERGNYDTNNYEELMIETSELNTSMKRLAISLQEMTSAGEMQRDRLQTVIENIGAGIILIDKMGYIHLVNRTFRKQFKVQKHIYMHKLYHEAFTHEEMIELIDEIFMTETKVRKFLRLAVDIERRYFQVDGVPILSTDDEWKGIVLVFHDVTETKQLEQMRKDFVANVSHELKTPITSIKGFSETLLDGAIDDKEALTAFLSIILKESVRLETLIQDLLDLSKIEQQHFKLNIQEANATEIIQEIEVLLKQKAAEKGIQLQVRVPKEPVYVMADPLRLKQIFLNLVNNALTYTPEGGSVTISARPRKDAYEFDVADTGIGMKKSEIPRIFERFYRIDKDRSRNSGGTGLGLAIVKHLVEAHEGTISVHSKQGKGTTFTVSLKST from the coding sequence ATGAGTAAAATTAGAACCCGTCTGTTTTCGGGACTCATTTTTCTCCTTTTTGTTGTGTTTGTCGCACTTGGTCTTTTCTTGGATCACATGTTCCATGTCTTCTATGAAACAAAATTAACGGAACGAATGGAAAAGGAATCGAGCTTTCTCTTATCTTCCATGAATGGTGATGATCTGAAGGCGGAGCAAAACAAGAAGATCCTTCATCAGGCAAAGCAGCATTTTGATATGAATGCATCGGTTGTGGACTTGAAGGGGAATATCATACATACAACGGGGCAAGCGGAACAAAGAGCCGTCATTCAAAACACACTGGACAATGTACGTCTTCAAACAAAAGGAGTCGTCATTGACGATGAGAAGGATGCACTGTTTCATTATGCAGTTCCGATCCTGAAACAAAATGAACCGGCGGGCTACTTATTCCTTCATGCGTCATACGAGCCGTTAAATGACATTGACGGTCAGCTTTGGCTTGCATTAGCCTTTTGTCTTGGCTCGGCCATTATTATCATTGTCTTCTTTGGGTACCGCATGTCGATGAAGTATGTGAAACCAATTGATTATGCCACAAAGGTAGCCAAACAGCTGGAACGTGGGAACTATGATACGAATAACTATGAAGAACTGATGATTGAAACAAGTGAGCTGAATACTTCAATGAAGCGCCTGGCCATCAGTCTTCAAGAAATGACAAGTGCAGGTGAAATGCAGAGAGACCGGCTGCAAACAGTGATTGAAAATATCGGCGCAGGGATTATTTTGATTGATAAGATGGGCTATATCCACCTAGTCAATCGTACCTTCCGCAAACAGTTTAAGGTGCAAAAGCACATTTACATGCACAAGCTGTATCACGAAGCGTTTACACATGAAGAGATGATTGAATTAATTGACGAAATTTTCATGACAGAGACGAAGGTACGGAAGTTTTTACGTCTAGCCGTTGACATTGAACGCCGCTACTTCCAAGTGGATGGTGTGCCGATTTTAAGTACAGATGATGAATGGAAAGGAATTGTCCTTGTCTTTCATGACGTGACAGAAACAAAGCAGCTGGAGCAGATGCGAAAAGACTTTGTCGCCAATGTATCTCACGAATTAAAGACACCGATTACCTCGATTAAAGGATTTTCTGAAACCTTGCTTGATGGTGCGATTGATGACAAAGAAGCACTGACAGCATTTCTTTCTATCATTTTAAAAGAGAGTGTCAGACTAGAAACACTGATACAAGACTTACTCGATCTTTCTAAAATTGAACAGCAGCACTTTAAGCTGAATATTCAAGAAGCCAATGCAACAGAAATCATTCAAGAGATTGAAGTGCTATTAAAACAGAAGGCTGCAGAAAAAGGTATTCAATTACAAGTGCGTGTCCCGAAAGAACCGGTCTATGTCATGGCAGACCCGCTCAGATTAAAGCAAATCTTCCTCAATCTCGTCAATAATGCTCTTACCTATACACCAGAGGGAGGAAGTGTCACGATCTCAGCAAGACCACGGAAAGATGCCTATGAATTTGATGTAGCAGATACAGGAATCGGTATGAAGAAAAGTGAGATTCCAAGAATATTTGAGAGATTTTATCGAATTGATAAAGATAGAAGCAGGAATTCAGGCGGTACAGGTCTTGGTCTTGCCATTGTCAAACACCTTGTGGAGGCACATGAAGGAACCATTTCAGTCCACAGCAAACAAGGAAAGGGAACGACTTTCACAGTGAGCCTAAAATCGACATAG
- a CDS encoding response regulator transcription factor: protein MNKKILVVDDEESIVTLLSYNLERAGYDVVTARDGEEALEKAASEQPDLIVLDLMLPKMDGIEVCKQLRIQKMMFPILMLTAKDDEFDKVLGLELGADDYMTKPFSPREVGARVKAILRRAQQSQPAPTQEEKEEIIADQIKIGELRILPEHYEVYFQEERLELTPKEFELLLYLAKHKGRVLTRDLLLSAVWNYDFAGDTRIVDVHISHLRDKIEKNTKKPTYIKTIRGLGYKLEEPKTNE from the coding sequence ATGAATAAAAAAATATTAGTTGTGGATGATGAAGAATCGATTGTAACACTTCTAAGCTATAACCTTGAAAGAGCGGGCTATGATGTCGTCACAGCAAGAGACGGGGAAGAAGCGCTTGAAAAAGCAGCAAGTGAACAGCCTGACCTCATTGTGTTAGATTTAATGCTTCCGAAGATGGACGGCATTGAAGTGTGCAAACAACTGAGAATTCAAAAAATGATGTTCCCTATTTTAATGCTGACAGCAAAGGACGATGAATTTGATAAGGTGCTCGGCCTTGAACTTGGAGCCGATGATTACATGACAAAGCCATTCAGTCCTAGAGAAGTGGGTGCTCGGGTGAAAGCCATTTTGAGAAGAGCACAGCAATCTCAGCCTGCCCCCACGCAAGAGGAGAAGGAAGAGATCATTGCAGACCAAATCAAAATTGGTGAACTGCGCATTTTACCAGAACACTACGAAGTCTATTTTCAGGAAGAACGTCTAGAGCTCACGCCAAAAGAATTTGAACTGCTGCTTTATTTGGCGAAGCATAAAGGACGAGTCCTGACGCGGGATTTATTGCTAAGCGCTGTGTGGAATTATGATTTTGCAGGTGATACACGTATTGTAGATGTCCATATCAGCCACTTGCGGGACAAAATTGAAAAGAACACAAAAAAACCAACATATATTAAAACCATTCGTGGTCTAGGCTACAAATTGGAGGAGCCAAAGACAAATGAGTAA
- the mdh gene encoding malate dehydrogenase, translating into MANKRKKVSVIGAGFTGATTAFLTAQKELADVVLVDIPQLENPTKGKALDMLEASPVQGFDANITGTSNYEDTAGSDVVVITAGIARKPGMSRDDLVSTNEKIMRSVTREIVKYSPEAIIVVLTNPVDAMTYAVYKESGLPKEKVIGQSGILDTARFRTFVAQELNLSVKDVTGFVLGGHGDDMVPLVRYSYAGGIPLETLIPKDRIDAIVERTRKGGGEIVNLLGNGSAYYAPAASLVEMVEAILKDQRRVMPTIAYLEGEYGYEGIYLGVPTIVGGNGLEKIIELELTEEERSQLDRSVESVKNVMKVLS; encoded by the coding sequence ATGGCAAACAAGCGTAAAAAAGTATCTGTTATCGGAGCAGGCTTTACTGGAGCAACTACAGCATTTCTAACGGCTCAAAAAGAATTGGCGGACGTCGTATTGGTCGATATCCCGCAGCTTGAGAACCCAACAAAAGGGAAAGCACTTGATATGCTGGAAGCAAGCCCTGTTCAAGGCTTCGATGCAAACATTACAGGAACTTCTAACTACGAAGATACAGCCGGTTCTGATGTCGTGGTCATTACGGCGGGAATTGCTAGAAAGCCGGGAATGAGCCGTGACGATCTCGTGTCTACAAATGAAAAAATCATGCGCAGTGTGACACGCGAAATCGTTAAATATTCTCCAGAAGCAATCATTGTTGTGTTAACAAACCCTGTTGATGCAATGACGTATGCAGTTTATAAAGAATCAGGATTACCAAAAGAAAAAGTGATTGGACAATCGGGCATTCTTGATACAGCGCGTTTCCGTACGTTCGTTGCTCAAGAATTAAACCTATCTGTAAAAGACGTGACGGGCTTTGTACTTGGTGGACATGGCGATGACATGGTTCCGCTTGTTCGTTACTCTTATGCAGGCGGTATCCCGCTTGAAACATTGATTCCAAAAGATCGAATTGATGCAATTGTTGAAAGAACAAGAAAAGGCGGCGGCGAAATCGTGAACCTATTAGGTAACGGTAGTGCATATTACGCTCCTGCTGCTTCACTAGTCGAAATGGTTGAGGCGATCCTAAAAGATCAGCGACGCGTCATGCCGACGATTGCTTACCTTGAAGGTGAATATGGCTACGAAGGCATTTACCTAGGTGTACCAACAATCGTAGGTGGAAATGGTCTTGAGAAGATCATCGAGCTTGAACTGACAGAAGAAGAAAGAAGTCAGCTTGACCGTTCTGTTGAATCTGTAAAGAACGTCATGAAAGTATTGTCTTAA
- the icd gene encoding NADP-dependent isocitrate dehydrogenase has protein sequence MSQGEKITVTGGVLNVPNNPIIPFIEGDGIGPDIWKAASRVLEAAVEKAYKGEKQITWKEVYAGEKAYNKTGEWLPEQTLEDIREYLIAIKGPLTTPIGGGIRSLNVALRQELDLFTCLRPVRWFQGVPSPVKRPEDTDMVIFRENTEDIYAGIEYAQGSDEVKKLIDFLKNELGVNKIRFPETSGIGIKPVSEEGTSRLVRAAIQYAIDQGRKSVTLVHKGNIMKFTEGAFKNWGYEVAEKEFGDKVFTWAQYDRIVEQDGKDAANKAQSEAEAAGKIIVKDSIADIFLQQILTRPAEFDVVATMNLNGDYISDALAAQVGGIGIAPGANINYETGHAIFEATHGTAPKYAGLDKVNPSSVLLSGVLLLEHLGWQEAADLVIQSVEQTIASKVVTYDFARLMDGATEVKCSEFADELIKNLS, from the coding sequence TTGTCACAAGGCGAAAAAATTACAGTTACTGGCGGCGTATTGAATGTACCAAATAATCCAATTATCCCGTTTATCGAAGGGGACGGAATCGGTCCTGACATTTGGAAAGCAGCATCAAGAGTGCTTGAAGCAGCTGTAGAAAAAGCATATAAAGGCGAAAAGCAAATCACTTGGAAAGAAGTATATGCAGGTGAGAAAGCTTATAATAAAACTGGAGAATGGCTTCCTGAGCAAACACTTGAAGACATTCGTGAATACTTAATTGCAATCAAAGGACCACTGACAACACCAATTGGCGGAGGAATCCGCTCATTAAACGTCGCACTTAGACAAGAGCTTGATTTATTCACATGCTTACGTCCAGTTCGCTGGTTCCAAGGCGTACCGTCTCCTGTGAAACGTCCAGAAGACACAGATATGGTGATCTTCCGTGAGAACACAGAAGATATCTATGCTGGTATCGAGTATGCACAGGGTTCAGACGAAGTGAAGAAGTTAATTGATTTCTTGAAAAACGAATTAGGTGTAAACAAAATCCGTTTCCCAGAAACATCTGGTATCGGAATCAAGCCAGTTTCTGAAGAAGGAACTTCTCGTCTTGTCAGAGCGGCTATTCAATATGCAATCGACCAAGGCCGTAAGTCTGTAACGCTTGTTCACAAAGGAAACATCATGAAATTTACAGAAGGTGCTTTCAAAAACTGGGGCTACGAAGTAGCTGAAAAAGAGTTTGGTGACAAGGTCTTTACATGGGCACAATATGATCGTATTGTAGAACAAGATGGAAAAGATGCGGCAAACAAAGCGCAAAGTGAAGCAGAAGCTGCTGGCAAAATTATTGTCAAAGATAGCATTGCGGATATTTTCCTTCAACAAATCCTAACTCGTCCAGCTGAGTTCGATGTTGTGGCAACAATGAACTTAAACGGAGATTACATTTCTGATGCTCTTGCAGCACAAGTTGGTGGAATTGGTATCGCACCAGGTGCGAACATCAACTACGAAACAGGACACGCTATTTTTGAAGCGACTCACGGAACAGCACCTAAATATGCTGGACTTGATAAAGTGAATCCGTCTTCTGTTCTTCTATCAGGCGTGCTTTTACTTGAGCACCTTGGCTGGCAGGAAGCTGCTGATTTAGTGATTCAATCTGTTGAACAAACCATTGCATCAAAAGTCGTCACATACGATTTTGCTAGATTAATGGATGGCGCAACAGAAGTGAAATGTTCTGAGTTTGCTGACGAGCTCATCAAAAACTTGTCTTGA
- the citZ gene encoding citrate synthase — protein sequence MTATRGLEGIVATTSSVSSIIDDTLTYVGYNIDDLTEKATFEEIVYLLWHLKLPNEQELSELKQQLNENAHIPQEIIEHFKSYSLDGVHPMSAIRTAVSLLGLLDDESEIMDKEANYRKAIRLQAKISGLVAAFSRIRKGLEPVQPKEEYSYAANFLYMLNGEEPSPVEIEAIDKALILHADHELNASTFTARVCVATLSDIYSGVTAAIGALKGPLHGGANEGVMKMLSEIGEVENVDSYIHGKLEKKEKIMGFGHRVYRQGDPRAKHLKEMSQRLTNLTGEPKWYEMSVRAEEIVTSEKNLPPNVDFYSASVYHSLGIDHDLFTPIFVISRFSGWIAHILEQYDNNRLIRPRADYIGPDLQTFVPISERD from the coding sequence ATGACAGCAACAAGAGGTCTTGAAGGTATCGTGGCAACAACTTCATCCGTAAGCTCAATTATTGATGATACTCTTACTTACGTAGGGTACAATATCGATGATTTAACTGAAAAAGCTACTTTCGAAGAAATTGTCTACCTGTTATGGCACTTAAAGCTGCCGAATGAGCAAGAGCTGAGCGAGTTAAAACAGCAGCTCAACGAAAATGCTCACATTCCGCAAGAAATCATTGAGCACTTTAAATCGTATTCGCTGGATGGGGTTCATCCAATGTCTGCGATTCGTACAGCGGTATCCTTACTAGGTTTACTAGATGACGAATCAGAGATTATGGACAAAGAAGCGAATTACAGAAAAGCCATTCGCTTACAGGCGAAAATTTCAGGATTAGTCGCTGCGTTTTCACGCATTCGAAAGGGACTTGAACCTGTACAGCCAAAAGAAGAATACAGCTATGCTGCGAACTTCTTGTATATGCTAAATGGTGAAGAGCCGTCACCAGTAGAAATTGAGGCAATTGATAAGGCACTCATTCTACATGCAGATCATGAATTAAACGCATCGACATTTACAGCACGTGTATGTGTTGCTACACTATCAGATATCTACTCTGGTGTAACAGCGGCTATCGGTGCGCTGAAAGGACCACTTCATGGCGGAGCCAATGAAGGCGTAATGAAGATGCTTTCAGAAATTGGAGAAGTTGAAAACGTAGATTCCTATATTCATGGTAAGCTAGAGAAGAAAGAAAAAATCATGGGTTTTGGCCACCGTGTATACCGTCAAGGTGACCCGCGTGCAAAGCATCTAAAAGAAATGAGCCAGCGTTTAACAAACCTTACTGGCGAGCCGAAATGGTATGAAATGTCTGTCCGCGCAGAGGAAATCGTGACATCAGAGAAAAATCTGCCACCAAATGTTGATTTTTATTCTGCATCTGTATATCACAGTCTTGGGATTGATCATGACTTGTTTACACCAATTTTCGTGATCAGCCGATTCTCTGGATGGATTGCTCACATTCTAGAGCAGTATGACAACAACCGTCTCATCCGTCCAAGAGCTGACTACATTGGACCTGATCTACAAACGTTCGTTCCGATCAGTGAAAGAGACTAA
- a CDS encoding DUF441 domain-containing protein, whose amino-acid sequence MFTQANLFLVLLLVIALIAKNNSLILAVSVLIAIKLIGLDQKIFPVLQSKGINWGVTVITIAVLVPIATGDIGFKQLGEAMKSSYAWIALGAGILVALIAKNGIVLLENDPHITAALVFGTILAVSLFKGVAVGPLIGAGIAYLAMQAVKFFSG is encoded by the coding sequence ATGTTTACTCAAGCAAATTTATTTTTAGTTCTTTTACTTGTGATTGCACTTATTGCAAAAAACAATTCGTTAATTTTAGCGGTTTCTGTGCTGATTGCGATTAAGCTGATCGGTCTGGATCAAAAGATTTTCCCGGTTCTCCAATCAAAAGGTATCAATTGGGGTGTCACTGTCATTACAATTGCTGTTCTTGTCCCAATTGCAACGGGTGATATTGGATTTAAGCAGCTTGGAGAAGCCATGAAATCTTCTTATGCTTGGATTGCGCTTGGAGCGGGTATATTAGTAGCACTTATTGCAAAAAACGGTATTGTGCTACTCGAAAATGATCCGCATATCACGGCAGCGCTTGTGTTCGGAACGATTTTAGCAGTCAGCTTATTTAAAGGTGTGGCTGTCGGTCCGCTGATCGGAGCAGGAATCGCTTATTTGGCGATGCAGGCTGTGAAATTTTTCAGCGGTTGA
- the ytvI gene encoding sporulation integral membrane protein YtvI: MNHTYMAIFLRSLMMISIAVFAVVFLYQSFPFLYPFWIALIVSCLIHPAVCKIEEITGMPRGFVVVIVLLLFLVAAAGFITLLVAEIISGSAYLAKILPGHLDQMIGIVERFFTDKILPLYHDVTAQFNTLQAGQKESILGQIQALGDGAAAKIGTFLSKTLELIPAFLGLLPDAAATLLFSALATFFITKDWFTLKKYGSRIFPVKWMQHTRAILSEIKKAITGFMKAQLLLVAMTIGIVLIGLIILKVEHALVIALCIGLVDLLPYIGSGTVFLPWIIYSAMTGNLSLAIGLGILYIVVLIQRQISEPKVLSKSIGLNPLATLVALFVGLKWLGFLGLVIGPASLVVWQAFRNAGVFRDIYQYIRYGMQK, encoded by the coding sequence GTGAATCACACCTATATGGCCATTTTTCTAAGAAGTTTGATGATGATCAGCATTGCCGTATTTGCGGTTGTCTTTTTATATCAGTCTTTTCCGTTTTTGTATCCTTTTTGGATTGCCCTTATTGTGTCCTGCTTGATTCATCCTGCTGTATGCAAAATAGAAGAGATCACAGGGATGCCGAGAGGATTTGTTGTCGTTATTGTGCTATTGCTCTTTTTAGTGGCAGCAGCCGGCTTCATCACACTCTTAGTGGCAGAAATCATTTCAGGAAGTGCTTATTTGGCAAAGATTCTGCCTGGTCATCTTGATCAAATGATTGGTATTGTCGAACGTTTTTTTACAGATAAGATTCTACCTTTGTACCATGATGTAACCGCCCAATTCAATACGCTTCAAGCAGGTCAAAAGGAATCAATTTTGGGACAAATCCAAGCACTTGGTGATGGAGCTGCTGCAAAAATAGGGACTTTTCTTTCAAAAACACTCGAGCTCATCCCGGCTTTTTTAGGTCTTTTGCCTGATGCAGCAGCGACCCTTTTGTTTTCTGCACTGGCGACTTTTTTTATCACAAAAGATTGGTTTACGCTAAAAAAATATGGCTCTCGTATCTTTCCCGTAAAATGGATGCAGCATACACGCGCCATTTTATCTGAAATCAAAAAAGCCATTACCGGTTTTATGAAAGCGCAACTTTTGCTAGTTGCGATGACGATCGGCATCGTGCTCATTGGGCTGATTATCTTAAAAGTCGAACATGCACTTGTGATTGCTTTATGTATTGGACTTGTTGATTTACTTCCTTATATCGGAAGCGGCACTGTTTTTCTGCCGTGGATTATTTACTCTGCCATGACAGGAAACCTTTCACTCGCCATCGGGCTAGGTATTTTGTACATTGTCGTGCTTATTCAAAGACAAATATCAGAGCCAAAGGTTTTAAGCAAGTCCATTGGTCTTAATCCTTTAGCAACGCTTGTGGCACTATTTGTCGGGTTAAAATGGCTTGGTTTTCTCGGACTTGTGATCGGCCCTGCTTCTCTTGTCGTATGGCAGGCATTCCGTAATGCAGGTGTTTTCAGGGATATCTATCAATACATTCGGTATGGCATGCAAAAGTAA
- a CDS encoding FxsA family protein — protein sequence MKKYFLLLLIVFPAVEISLFLISSKMIGILPTMLFIVLTSALGAYFARKQGIEAFQKVQRDLQYGKMPGAAIVDGLCILVGGLLLLIPGFLTDLIGALLLIPMTRKQVKPLFERWLRNMSNRNRYTIIR from the coding sequence TTGAAAAAATATTTTCTACTATTATTGATTGTGTTCCCTGCAGTGGAAATTAGTTTATTTTTAATATCAAGTAAAATGATTGGCATTTTGCCAACGATGCTGTTCATCGTGCTTACGAGTGCACTAGGTGCTTATTTTGCAAGAAAACAAGGAATCGAAGCCTTTCAAAAAGTACAGAGAGATTTGCAGTATGGCAAAATGCCAGGGGCAGCGATTGTCGATGGTCTGTGCATTCTTGTTGGCGGACTGCTACTGCTCATTCCAGGCTTCTTAACGGATCTTATTGGGGCATTGCTGCTCATACCCATGACGAGAAAGCAAGTCAAGCCGCTTTTTGAACGCTGGCTCAGAAACATGTCTAATCGCAATCGCTATACGATTATTCGCTAA
- the pyk gene encoding pyruvate kinase, with protein MRKTKIVCTIGPASESIEKLTELIEAGMNVSRLNFSHGDFEEHGARIENIRKAGKALGKDIAILLDTKGPEIRTRTVENGSIELVAGTDLIVSMEDIVGNTERISVTYEDLIHDVEVGSTILLDDGLIGLEVKEINMDRKEIVTKVMNTGTLKNKKGVNVPGVSVNLPGITEKDANDILFGIEQGVDFIAASFVRRASDVLEIRELLEKNNAADIQIIPKIENQEGVDNIDEILEVSDGLMVARGDLGVEIPAEEVPLVQKMLIKKCNRLGKPVITATQMLDSMQRNPRPTRAEASDVANAIFDGTDAIMLSGETAAGTYPVEAVQTMHNIASRSEDALNYKAILSRRSEEVDVSITDAIGQSVAHTAMKLDVAAIVTPTESGHTARMISKYRPKAPIVAVTANESVARKLSLVFGVFAKSGSKTTSTDEMLENAVEKSIETGYVRHGDLIVITAGVPVGETGTTNLMKVYVVGDIIAKGQGIGRKSAFGPVVIAQSGKEADEKMYDGAILVANCTDRDMMGALEKASALITEEGGLTSHAAVVGLSLGIPVIVGLDSATTLLKEGEEITVDPARGAIYKGRASVL; from the coding sequence ATGAGAAAGACAAAAATCGTTTGTACAATCGGTCCAGCAAGTGAAAGCATTGAAAAGCTGACTGAATTGATTGAAGCAGGAATGAATGTATCAAGACTAAACTTCTCTCATGGAGATTTTGAAGAGCATGGTGCACGCATCGAAAACATTCGCAAAGCGGGAAAAGCATTAGGCAAGGACATTGCGATCCTTCTTGACACAAAAGGTCCAGAGATCCGTACACGTACAGTTGAAAACGGCTCAATTGAGCTAGTCGCTGGTACAGATCTTATCGTGAGTATGGAAGACATTGTTGGAAATACGGAAAGAATTAGTGTGACGTACGAAGATTTAATTCATGATGTAGAAGTGGGCTCAACGATTTTATTAGATGATGGCCTTATTGGTTTAGAAGTAAAAGAAATAAACATGGACCGCAAAGAAATCGTCACAAAGGTCATGAATACAGGCACTCTCAAAAACAAAAAAGGTGTAAACGTACCAGGTGTAAGTGTGAACTTGCCAGGTATTACAGAAAAGGATGCCAATGATATCCTGTTTGGAATTGAACAAGGCGTTGATTTCATTGCAGCTTCTTTTGTGAGACGAGCTTCTGATGTTCTTGAAATTCGTGAGCTTCTTGAAAAGAATAATGCGGCTGACATTCAAATCATTCCTAAGATTGAAAACCAAGAGGGTGTTGATAACATCGATGAAATCCTTGAGGTATCAGATGGCTTGATGGTTGCACGTGGAGATCTTGGTGTAGAGATCCCGGCAGAAGAAGTACCTCTTGTACAAAAGATGCTGATCAAAAAATGCAACCGTTTAGGTAAACCAGTCATCACAGCTACTCAAATGCTGGACAGCATGCAGCGTAATCCTCGTCCAACTCGTGCGGAAGCTAGTGACGTGGCAAATGCCATTTTTGATGGCACAGATGCGATTATGCTTTCTGGTGAAACAGCAGCAGGAACATATCCAGTAGAAGCTGTACAAACAATGCACAACATTGCTTCTCGTTCAGAAGATGCACTCAACTATAAAGCGATTCTTTCTCGTAGAAGCGAAGAAGTAGATGTCAGCATTACAGATGCGATCGGTCAATCTGTTGCACATACAGCAATGAAGCTTGACGTAGCAGCGATTGTGACACCTACAGAAAGCGGTCATACAGCGAGAATGATTTCAAAATATAGACCAAAAGCACCAATCGTAGCGGTCACTGCAAACGAATCAGTAGCAAGAAAGCTGTCTCTTGTATTCGGTGTATTTGCAAAGAGCGGATCAAAAACAACGTCTACTGATGAAATGCTTGAGAATGCAGTCGAGAAATCGATTGAAACAGGCTATGTGAGACATGGCGATTTAATCGTCATTACAGCAGGTGTGCCAGTTGGGGAAACAGGTACTACGAACTTAATGAAAGTATATGTTGTCGGTGACATCATTGCGAAAGGTCAAGGTATTGGCCGTAAATCTGCTTTTGGACCGGTTGTCATTGCACAAAGTGGAAAAGAAGCAGACGAAAAAATGTATGATGGTGCGATCCTAGTCGCAAACTGTACAGATCGTGACATGATGGGGGCTCTTGAAAAAGCATCTGCCTTGATCACAGAAGAAGGCGGCTTAACAAGCCATGCAGCGGTCGTTGGGCTAAGTCTTGGCATCCCAGTCATTGTCGGTCTTGACAGCGCCACAACATTGCTAAAAGAAGGCGAAGAGATTACAGTAGATCCGGCTCGCGGAGCGATCTACAAAGGCCGTGCAAGCGTCCTTTAA